In Capsicum annuum cultivar UCD-10X-F1 chromosome 11, UCD10Xv1.1, whole genome shotgun sequence, one genomic interval encodes:
- the LOC107846546 gene encoding zinc finger MYM-type protein 1-like, translating into MICPNVQKDIVNSCAKETLKAIVEDLNGDYFGILVDEFKYVSHKEQMILVLRYVNKEGKLIEQFLGVVHVKDTSARSLKDVVCSLLLEHNLSSSHIRGQGYDGASNMQGEFNDLKTLIMKDTPSVYSVHCFAHQLQLTLVAVAKKHHEEMLRDDQTEKLEELLILGEVHTGTGLNQELGLQRAGDTRWSSYFKTVHNFIKLFSSIIHALEVLAKEGSNYQEKSLAKSLVDDIRSYEFVYTLHLMLKVLVITHDLNMTLQRKEQDIVTAMNLVGLTKRQLQSMRDSKWDSLVKDVSLFCVKHDIVIPKMNKNYALEKSKRKISSITYSHYLCVEIFNAVIDLQLGELNSLIDEVNTDLLFGMTSLSPDNSFVNYDKNKIIKLATYYPNEFSASMLEDLSFELNNYIDYVRQRNNNFFKLKRLGDLSETLVKTNLHKTWRLVYLLMKFEFDITCGDWNGGKSFLFDEIY; encoded by the exons ATGATTTGTCCAAATGTTCAAAAAGACATTGTGAATTCTTGTGCTAAAGAAACGTTGAAAGCAATTGTTGAAGACTTAAATGGAGATTACTTTGGAATATTAGTTGACGAGTTTAAATATGTCTCTCATAAAGAACAAATGATCCTTGTTCTACGATATGTCAACAAAGAGGGTAAGCTTATTGAGCAATTTCTTGGTGTTGTTCATGTTAAAGATACATCTGCACGGTCACTGAAAGATGTTGTATGTTCTTTGCTTTTAGAGCATAATTTGAGCTCTTCTCATATTCGGGGACAAGGTTATGATGGAGCTAGTAATATGCAGGGAGAATTCAATGATCTTAAAACTTTGATTATGAAAGATACTCCTTCAGTATATAGTGTACATTGTTTTGCTCATCAGTTACAGTTGACTCTTGTAGCTGTTGCAAAGAAGCATCATGAG GAGATGCTTAGAGATGATCAAACAGAAAAATTAGAAGAGTTATTGATACTCGGTGAAGTTCATACAGGAACCGGATTGAATCAAGAACTTGGACTTCAAAGGGCAGGAGATACTCGTTGGAGTTCTTATTTTAAAACAGTgcataactttattaaattattctCCTCAATTATTCATGCACTAGAAGTTCTTGCTAAGGAGGGTTCAAATTACCAAGAGAAATCATTGGCAAAGAGTTTAGTAGATGACATAAGATCTTATGAGTTTGTGTATACGCTGCATTTGATGTTAAAAGTGTTGGTAATTACACATGATTTGAATATGACTTTGCAAAGAAAAGAGCAAGATATCGTTACTGCTATGAACCTTGTTGGTCTCACAAAGAGACAGTTGCAATCTATGAGAGATTCTAAATGGGATTCTTTGGTAAAAGATGTTTCTTTATTTTGTGTCAAACATGATATTGTGATTCCTAAAATGAATAAGAATTATGCTCTTGAAAAGTCAAAGCGTAAGATTTCAAGTATCACATATTCTCATTATTTGTGTGTTGAAATTTTTAATGCTGTAATTGATTTGCAACTTGGTGAGCTTAACAGTCTTATTGATGAAGTGAATACTGATCTACTTTTTGGTATGACTAGTTTGAGTCCAGATAACTCTTTCGTAAATTATGATAAAAACAAGATTATAAAACTTGCTACTTATTATCCGAATGAGTTTAGTGCTTCCATGCTTGAGGATCTTAGTTTTGAGCTTAACAATTATATTGACTATGTGCGACAAAGGAATAATAATTTCTTTAAGTTGAAAAGACTTGGGGATCTTTCAGAGACATTGGTGAAAACAAATTTGCACAAGACTTGGAGACTTGTTTATTTGCTTATGAAGTTTGAGTTTGATATTACCTGTGGCGACTGGAACGGTGGAAAGAGCTTTCTCTTCGATGAAATATATTAA